From a region of the Enterobacter asburiae genome:
- a CDS encoding N-6 DNA methylase — MNDIQKLSKLITEIKNPSSPSNATNLIKGIELFTGFCLYLVCDGLAKKDFLFKITSEIFDGNIIKNMSKNEVVKYTKAADAAFLYRDIIKQEEAFTDVLSELFEDLYLTGKNGDGLGQFLTPMDISSLTASLQATSGQSGTFYEECCGAGSMTLARLRERCRREGHYLEQAVQMNDIDPLMVKMAIVQIMAPVAFKDVDIKSVKIFNGNALLNNLKKSFSYTSYHNKKQKV; from the coding sequence ATGAATGACATTCAAAAACTATCAAAACTCATCACTGAAATCAAAAACCCTTCATCACCTTCGAATGCTACAAATCTAATAAAAGGCATTGAGCTATTTACTGGCTTTTGCCTTTATCTCGTTTGTGATGGATTAGCCAAGAAAGATTTTTTATTCAAAATAACATCTGAAATTTTTGATGGCAACATAATCAAAAACATGTCTAAGAATGAGGTTGTTAAATATACAAAAGCAGCAGACGCCGCTTTTCTCTACAGGGACATTATAAAACAGGAAGAAGCCTTTACAGACGTTCTATCAGAGCTGTTTGAAGATCTCTACCTTACGGGTAAGAACGGCGACGGGTTAGGCCAGTTCCTTACTCCTATGGACATTAGCAGCCTTACAGCGTCATTACAGGCAACATCAGGGCAATCAGGAACGTTCTATGAAGAATGTTGTGGCGCAGGCTCTATGACACTGGCAAGGCTCAGAGAACGCTGTAGGAGAGAAGGACACTATCTTGAACAGGCTGTTCAAATGAACGACATAGATCCACTAATGGTTAAAATGGCTATTGTTCAGATTATGGCTCCAGTAGCTTTTAAAGACGTAGATATAAAATCAGTCAAAATATTTAATGGCAATGCGTTATTAAACAACTTAAAAAAATCCTTTAGTTATACCTCTTATCATAATAAAAAACAAAAAGTATAA
- a CDS encoding type 4 pilus major pilin, producing MKERKKGFSLIEMLLVLVVATGIAGATFYGYSKLQEGFRTSNAIRDLATISKAMSAITASKPTVAEANSMLISSKSLPSTMVDTRTNTLVNAYGGKLTITAHNGLDDSYDVSYYNVPPSACSTLVSSGRVVYRNVSNTTSGSKIAATSSMADITAFCSSFNTSSVLVFTNAD from the coding sequence ATGAAAGAACGTAAAAAAGGATTTAGCCTGATTGAAATGTTATTAGTGCTGGTAGTTGCTACTGGAATCGCCGGAGCAACGTTTTACGGGTATAGCAAGCTGCAGGAAGGGTTCAGAACAAGCAACGCTATACGTGATCTGGCAACTATCAGTAAAGCCATGAGCGCTATAACAGCTTCTAAGCCCACTGTAGCTGAAGCTAACAGTATGCTCATCAGTTCAAAGAGTCTTCCCTCTACGATGGTAGACACCAGAACTAACACGCTTGTGAATGCTTATGGCGGTAAGCTCACTATAACGGCTCACAACGGCTTAGACGACTCTTATGATGTGTCTTACTACAATGTGCCACCAAGCGCCTGTTCTACGCTTGTAAGCAGCGGTAGGGTGGTTTACAGGAACGTAAGCAACACCACATCAGGATCTAAGATTGCGGCCACATCCAGCATGGCAGACATAACCGCTTTCTGTTCCAGCTTTAACACCAGTTCAGTGCTTGTTTTTACCAACGCCGACTAA